The genomic window CGGCCGGGTTCGGTGTCGCGATCCCGTCGCCGAGACCGCCGGCCGCCCCGAAGCGGCTGTGCACGAGGAACCCGTCGTAGACCTTGACCAACGGATCGACCGCGTTCACGTAGGTGGTCAGCAGGATCGCGGACTGCGAGTCGCCGGTGGCGAGGACGGACTTGATCCCGTAGTCGCGACCGAACAGCGCACCCGCGCGCACGGCCCGCGCGGCCTGAGTGAAGATGTCGTAGGCGAACGCGTCGCCCGGATGGCTGAGGTCCTTGTAGCGCGCGGGGTTCTGCCTCACGGTGGCTGCGACCCCGGACGCTTGAGCGGAGACGCCGACCCAGATGTAACCGCTGCGCAAGAGCTCGTCGTACATGTAACCGAAGTCGGGCGACGCGTCGAGCCCACCCGTCACGTTGAGCCACTCGACCACCACGGTGCCGTTGAACTTCGCCGGCGCCGACGGCCTGCGCACGACCACGCGGGTCGTGTAGGCCGCGCGGCGCGTCGGTGTCGCCTTCCACTTGCCGTCGCGACCCCAGTCACCGTCCTTCGCGTACGCGCTCGCGTCGCCCGCGAGAAAGAACTCGTCCTCGACGTAGCCCTTGGACGCGAGGTCGACCGGCGACGCCAGCCCCGATTTTCCGGCCACCGGCCCGGTGACGTGCGGCGCGGGCGCGGCGGGGCTGTGCCGGTCGAGAGCACCACCGACGCCCGCTACCGCGGTCGTTGCGGTCGGCGCGACCCCGAGCCCGTTGCCACCGCTGTTGCTGCTCGTGCACGCGGCCGCCAGCAGCCCCGCGCCCATCGTCATCGCGACCACCCGCGCCAGCCGGGCCGGTCCCAAAACTCTCCGCATGTCCCGCATCGAACTCCCCGTCAAGGCGACCCGGCGACGCTACCCGGGACGCGCGCGACAATGGGCGGCGACGGTGAGTCGGCCGGGTGGTCGCGGCGTCGGTCCCGACGTAGTCGGGTCACGGCGTCGAGGAAGGTCGGGGCTCCGCAGGGCAGGGTGCTGGTTAACGGCCAGTCGGGGTGACCCGCAGGAAAGTGCCACAGAGAACAGACCGCCGATGGCGGCGCCCTCCGGGGCGACGCACAGGTGAGGGTGAAACGGTGCGGTAAGAGCGCACCAGCGCCCGGGGTGACCCGGGTGGCTCGGCAAACCCCACTCGGAGCAAGGCCAAACGTGGGACGACCGGCCCGGTCGATGTCCCCAGGTGGGCCGCACAGATGGATGGCCACCCAGTCCCGCAAGGGATGGACAGAACCCCGCCTACAGGCCGACTCACCGTCACCACCACGGGTTTCGCGGGGAGATGGCATCTGACCTGCGATTACGCTTGTCGACGTCCGCCGTCGTCTGTCACCGTCTTGCAACCTCTCGCGCCCCATTCGCGCCCCACGACAGACCCGAGAAGTCGCCGGCACCTGCAAACCTCCGACGGCTCCAGCACCAATGATTCCAAGTCTCACTGCAGCCTTCCTCTCTCGCTGACTGAACAGACCGTTGCTTGCCGACGAGCCAGTAGAGATGAAAGGCGGCCGCCCGCGGCAGCGTGACGCTCGAAGCGCCGAGCGTTCACGTCCGGGTGAGCGCGGCGACCACGTCCAGCCCGGCGAGCTTGTGCGGGTTGCGGATGGCGTAGATGCGCGTGACGCGGCCGTCCTCGACGGCGAGGCTCACCGCTGTGTCGAGCGTGCCGCCGATCTCGATGCGGGCGGCCGGTGCGCCGTTGAGCCAGACCGCACTCAGCTCGAACGCGGCCCTGCGGGCCCCGGTGAGGAGGAAGGCGGCCACCGGCTGCGCGCCTTCGATCGGGTGTCGCGCCGCGGCGACCAGGCCACCGCCGTCGGCGACGATGACGACGTCGGGCGCGAGGACGTCGAGGAGGCCTTGGAGGTCGCCCTCCCGCACGGCGGCGAGGAACCGGTCGACGACTTGCTGCTGCTCGGTCGAGCTGACCGCCACTCGGGGCCGGCGAGCGGCGACGTGGTCGCGCGCCCGGTGGGCGATCTGGCGGACGGCGGCGGGTGTCTTGCCGACCGCTTGGGCGATCTCGTCGTAGGGCGTGTCGAACACCTCGCGCAGCACGAACACGGCGCGCTCCGTGGGAGCGAGCGTCTCGAGCACGGTCAGCATGGCGATCGACACGCTCTCGGCGAGCTCGACGTCGGCGGCGACGTCGGGGCTCGTGAGCAGCGGCTCAGGCAGCCACTCGCCAACGTAGTCCTCGCGCCGACGCGCCAGCGAGCGCAACCGGTTCAGCGCCTGGCGGGTGACGATACGGACCAGGTAGGCACGCGGGTCGCGCACCTCGCCGTGATCGACACCAGCCCAGCGCAACCACGTTTCCTGCACCACGTCTTCGGCGTCGGCGGCCGAGCCGAGCAACTCGTAGGCGACGGTGAACAGCAGGCTGCGGTGCCGCGCGAACACCTCTTCGTGGTAGCCGCTCATGCAGACGTCGCGTACCCGTCCGAAATCGACCGCGGCGTCAGCGGCAGGGGGCACTCCTTCGAGAACTCTTGAGACTCGACGCCCAACGCTGTGTTGCAGCGAGTGGTCAAGTTGGCGAAGCCGACCACCCCAGTGAGCTCGACCACCCCGGCGGCGCCGAGTTGGTCGAGCAGGCGGGCGACCAAGTCATCGGTGACGCGCGGCGGCGTCTCGCTCATCGCCTCGGCGTACTCCAGGACGTCACGCTCCAGCGGAGTGAACACCGACGACGAGCGCCAGCGCGGCACTTCGCTGGCCTTGATCATGTCGAACCCCTCATTGTGGGCGAGGAAGTAGTTGAGGTCGAGGCACCACGAGCACCCGATCTGCGCAGCGACGGCCATGTGGGCGAAGGTCTTGAGGCTGGGGTCGAGCTGGTCCCACGTCGCGATCGCAGCGCCGAGCGCGCCCAGGCTGGCAAGCGCCGGTCGGTGGTGCCACATCACCGCATACGGCTCGGGGACTTCACCGTTGAAGAGCAAGCCGGCGATCTCCTCCTCGGGAATCTTGGCCTTGGGGATTCGGGTCGTGCTGGACATGCTGCATCCTCCTGTCGATGTGAGCGACATGAAGACACCACCCGCCTTCGACCTGTGACAGACCCGGCGTCTGCTTGCCCGCGTGGTCAACTGCCAGGCGTCACCGCTCGCAACTCGGCCACTTGGTCGGTGTCACATCGTGGACGAACGGCGGGTTCGTGGAAAACCGCCTCCACCGAGTCGTAAGCGAACGTCCGTCCGGTATCGCTCGGAGCCGGCGGTAAGGCCCACGGTGCGCGCGTGGACGCCACGACATCGGAAGCGATGCCGAATGGGTCGCGCCGTAGCGTTCAGGCATGCGTCGTCCGTGCCGCCTGCCGCCGGCCCCGCCGAACATCGTGCGACCGCACCTCGTCGCGAACATCCACTCGTGCAGCCGGCTCGCCGGCATGGCCGAACGGGGCGTCGAGACTCAGACCGTCGCCGGTGCCGAAGCCGTCGAGCGAGATAGAGAAGTTCTGAAACACGCGTGAGCGACATCAACAGTGTTCCTCGCGCATGTTGCGAGGTTCGATCACGTCGTGGTGGCAAGCGGCGGGCGCTCGAGCACGCGTGGCCGGTACTCGACGAGCTGGATGCCGCCGTCGAAGGTGCGGCTGTCGATCATCTCAAGCGCGACGTCGGGGTAGCCGTCGTAGATGCGTTCTGATCCGGTGGCGCCGGTGATCACCGGGAACATCACCACCCGGAACCGATCGACGACACCGGCTCGCAGCAGCGACCGGCACAGGCTGAGGCTGCCGATCGTGCTCAGGACACCTGAGCCTTCGTCCTTCATCGCCCGGACCGCGTCGACGGCGTCGTCGCGCACGAGCGTGCTGTTGGCCCAGGTGAGGGGGTCTTCGAGCGAGGACGAGAACACCACCTTCGACGCTCCGGTGAGCCCTCCGACCGACGCCTCTTCATCGGCGCTGAACTCATCGGTCCCCTCGGGCGTCTCGCCGGCGGCGAAGCCCGACATGAGCCGGTAGGTGTTCGCCCCCATCAGATAGGTGACCTCGGGCTGCTCGTCGAGCCACGCGAGGTACTCGGGCCCTTGCAAACCCCACCAGCCGGGCCAGCCCTCCCCCGACGCGTAGCCATCGAGCGAGGTGATGAAGTCAACGAGCAGTTCTCCCACGGACGCCTCCTTGTTGGTGATGTATTGCGCTTTAGTGTCCCGCCAGCTCGGCGACGACCGGCGCGACCGCGCCGATCACCGGCACGCGGAGCGCGAGCTCGGCGTCCCGGCTGCCCGGGAAGCCGCGTACCAGCCGTTCGACGTCGACCCGAGACTCGCCCGGCAGCAGTGCGAAGGTGACCGTCTCTGCGAGGTCGGCGGCAAGTGCCTGGGCCTTCGCCCCGCGAACGGCCATGACGACCGGCGTGTGCAGGTCGGGCCAGTCGAGATCCCGTAGTGCTGTCACGGTCTCGCGCACCCGGGCCAGCCGCTCGCTCGGTGGTACGACGGGCATTGCCAGTTCGCGGAGCTGTCTTCTGTCCTTTCGTTTCGGCTCCTCGTTTGTACATGGATCGACTAGCGATGCAGCGCGGGCCGGTAGATGAGCTCTTGGGTGCGGCCGTCGAGCGTTCGGCTCTCGATCAGCTCGAGGTCGAAGTCGGCCGCACCGTTGAAGATCGGGTCGACACCGGTCTGACCGGTGATAACGGGGAACAGCGTCACCTGGACCCGGTCAACCAGACCGGCGGCCATCAGGGCGCGGTTCATCGCGAGGCTGCCATGGGAGCGCAATGGCACATCGGACTCTTCCTTGAGCCGGGCGACGACATCGACCGCGTCGCCGCGCGCGAGCGTCGCGTCTGGCCAGTCGAGCGGTTCGCGCAGCGTTGTTGACACCACTGTTGCCGGCAGGTTGACCATGCGGGTGACCCATGGGTCGCGCACGTCGGAGTCGTCGGTGCTCGCGGCCAGCATCTGCGCGAACGCGCGGTAGGTGTTGGCCCCGAAGACCATCTGCTGGTCCTCGTTGTAGAGGGCAAGGCGGCGGTCGAGGAGCTCGGGCCCTTGCTTGCCCCAATAGCCGGTCCAGTCTCCGGTGGCGGCGCCGAAGCCGTCCAGGCTGGAGAAGACGTCGAATGTGTAGGTGGCGGTCATCGCGCGCTCCTTCGAGTGTCATCGGTCGCTGACGAGACAGACGCCGGAGCAAGGCCGGACTCATCGCCTCTCAGCTCGTGTCGGCCGCGACCATGGAGTGCTCACCCCCTTCGGCCGTCCCTCACGCGAGCCTGTCAAGCCGTCTCTGCAATTTCTGTCTAACCCCCTTTACTCGTACTCGTCGGTCGAATGCCCGCAAACAGCTGTGGGCGTGGCAGTACCCCACCCCGCGCCCAAACGGCATCAGATTTTGTTGCGCAGTCGAGGCCAACGACCGGAACCCCATGCTCACGGTCGCGAGCACCCGGGATCGGCACTTCGACTGCGGTTGGGCCGCTGGTTCGCGATGATCCCTTCGATGACTGTGCAGGCTGGCGCGTGAGCGAAGCGTGGTTGGCCTGGGAGGCGTTGGACGCGGCGTGGAAGGCGTCGTACGAGGAGGCCTGGGCGTTGTGGAGTGCCGGTTGCTTCGGTATCGGGTGCGCGGTGGTTGATGGTCAGGGCTCGATCGTTGCTCGGGGCCGTAACCGTGTGATGGAGCGCGCTTCCGATCCGGGGGTGCTGGCCGAGACGCTCATCGCTCACGCCGAGATGAACACGCTCGCCGTTCTGCCTCTAGAGCGAGGGACGGGCGGAGACCTCGCCTTGTACACCACCATGGAGCCGTGAAGGCTACCCCTATTGCACGGACCGGATGCCGGGCCGCCATGGCCCACTGGCCGGACCGATCGGCGTGTTCGCCGAACTGTTGCCCCTATCGTTCAACATGACCTGGACTCCGCATGGCCGCTGGATGCGTCTGCACGAGTCGCTGTTCCCGGAGCGTCATCGCGTCGCGAGGGCGATCAGCGAATCGGGCAGGCTCGCAACCGTCGTCGCCGAACGCGGATCGGTCACCGACGCGCTCCACGCGATATGGGACGAGTTGACGTCACTGTCGAGTTGAATGTCGAGCACCGCTCGGTGTACGTCAAGCGCGGCCGCGCCTGCCTCTTGCGGTCCTGGCTTCCAGCTCAGCGAGGCGATCGCGCGCGAACCGTTCAACGAAGATCGCGCGGAACGTTTGGATGCGGGCGCCCTCGGTCGCGGCGACTGAGTCGGCCAGCGACCGCTCGATCGTCTCTGCCGCGAACACACCCTCGAACTGATCGCGCAAGTGGCTTCTGATCTGACCCAGCCGTTGCTGGGAAAGTGCGTCATCGCTCACTCCGCCACCTCCTGTTGCGTCACGCTGGTACGGGCGTGGGACGAGCCCTCTCTATCGAAACCAGCTCGTGGCCACTACGACGGTGATGCGTTCACCTGGCGAGCGAGTCCCACGGTGAGTGGCTGATCTATTGCCGGGCGAGAACTGGCCCACGGACATCCAAGACCCCCACTCCTAACACATAGTCAGCGCGCCAGCTTCCCACGCGTGAGCCCGTGCGGATCAGTTCAAGTTATGGACCGACAACCTCTTCAACGATCGACTCAACTGCGTCGAAGGGCGCACCTAGGGCACCCTCGATATGGTGCCGCTCGGCCAGGACCTCCGGTGCGTTGTAACTCACGGCGACCGCTCCCCTGCCCGTCCTCCCTGACCAGCGCCTTGAGCGGAAGATCCGGTCTACGCACAGATGGGCGAAGACTTACCGTTTTGGTTTCGTTGGAGAGAGAGGAGTGAGGATGGCTGCGTTGAACGTGATCGAGTTCATGACGCTCGATGGCGTGGTGCAGGGCTTTCACCAGCCCGACGAGCGCGACGGGTTCGGCCACAGCGGCTGGGGCACCGACTACCAGGACTCAGCGCAGGCCGAGAAGGCGACTCGCGGCCTTCCCTCGACCGGCACTTACCTGTTCGGGCGCCGCACCTACGATGAGATGGCGCGCTTCTGGCCGTTCCAGCCAGAAGAGAACCTGATGGCCGCGCACCTCAACCGATCAGCCAAGTACGTCGTGACACATCGCGACGACGAGCTCACGTGGTCGAACACCCGCCGCCTCGACGGCGATCTCATCGACGGCGTAAAGCGCCTCAAGGTCGATGCCGAAGGCAACATCGCCGTGCTCGGCAGCGGCGACGTGGTGCACCAGCTGGTGGCCGCTGACCT from Actinomycetota bacterium includes these protein-coding regions:
- a CDS encoding RNA polymerase sigma-70 factor, which codes for MSGYHEEVFARHRSLLFTVAYELLGSAADAEDVVQETWLRWAGVDHGEVRDPRAYLVRIVTRQALNRLRSLARRREDYVGEWLPEPLLTSPDVAADVELAESVSIAMLTVLETLAPTERAVFVLREVFDTPYDEIAQAVGKTPAAVRQIAHRARDHVAARRPRVAVSSTEQQQVVDRFLAAVREGDLQGLLDVLAPDVVIVADGGGLVAAARHPIEGAQPVAAFLLTGARRAAFELSAVWLNGAPAARIEIGGTLDTAVSLAVEDGRVTRIYAIRNPHKLAGLDVVAALTRT
- a CDS encoding dihydrofolate reductase, translating into MAALNVIEFMTLDGVVQGFHQPDERDGFGHSGWGTDYQDSAQAEKATRGLPSTGTYLFGRRTYDEMARFWPFQPEENLMAAHLNRSAKYVVTHRDDELTWSNTRRLDGDLIDGVKRLKVDAEGNIAVLGSGDVVHQLVAADLVDGFHLYVHPLVLGSGHTLFPRTARPLRLRLEDVDRTSAGVVELSYSTLR
- a CDS encoding deaminase, producing the protein MTATYTFDVFSSLDGFGAATGDWTGYWGKQGPELLDRRLALYNEDQQMVFGANTYRAFAQMLAASTDDSDVRDPWVTRMVNLPATVVSTTLREPLDWPDATLARGDAVDVVARLKEESDVPLRSHGSLAMNRALMAAGLVDRVQVTLFPVITGQTGVDPIFNGAADFDLELIESRTLDGRTQELIYRPALHR
- a CDS encoding carboxymuconolactone decarboxylase family protein, with the translated sequence MSSTTRIPKAKIPEEEIAGLLFNGEVPEPYAVMWHHRPALASLGALGAAIATWDQLDPSLKTFAHMAVAAQIGCSWCLDLNYFLAHNEGFDMIKASEVPRWRSSSVFTPLERDVLEYAEAMSETPPRVTDDLVARLLDQLGAAGVVELTGVVGFANLTTRCNTALGVESQEFSKECPLPLTPRSISDGYATSA
- a CDS encoding deaminase, with protein sequence MGELLVDFITSLDGYASGEGWPGWWGLQGPEYLAWLDEQPEVTYLMGANTYRLMSGFAAGETPEGTDEFSADEEASVGGLTGASKVVFSSSLEDPLTWANSTLVRDDAVDAVRAMKDEGSGVLSTIGSLSLCRSLLRAGVVDRFRVVMFPVITGATGSERIYDGYPDVALEMIDSRTFDGGIQLVEYRPRVLERPPLATTT